One Aquisediminimonas profunda genomic region harbors:
- the pbpC gene encoding penicillin-binding protein 1C, translating into MVLLLLPIVVMLLFWLATTPPILPSYGRVVAAWQPSESWLYDRNGQLLDSQRVNFHARRLAWVPLGQIASPLVETVVASEDKRFRDHGGVDWLAIASAVKARFSGERSRGASTISMQVAAFLAPGLAAPGTRSWFDKVRQMRTARALEARWSKDQILEAYLNLAGFRGEAQGIGAAALGLFGKTPATLTGDEARLVAALLPDPAAAPAAVAARACHTRPDDCARLRDMANAMLGSQRQLALDPGLAPHLSVKLLTQPGMRVATTLDRGIQAMATAALRRQLLGLGSARARDGAVVVVDNESGDVLAYVGGVGGGSTAASVDGADAYRQAGSTLKPFLYGMVMERGYLTPASILDDSPVQLDTASGLYVPQNYDHVFKGPVSVRSALAGSLNVPAVRTLVIGGTEAFRDRLWDTGYRGLTEDGQYYGFSLALGSAEVTLLEQAAAYRSFALGGRWSPLRLRASDPRIAPRRVLSEQASWLVGSILSDPLARSGTFGLDSALKLPFWAAVKTGTSKAMRDNWCVGWSERYTVAVWIGNLEGDSMKAVSGTSGAAPVWRDVMMALHAHAPGRAPPMPAGIETRPIRFAGGLESPRQEYFLKGTGQAVQMAAPAAARRPRITNPVSGSVYALDPDIPIDRQRLGFAVTGEVTGHRLVLDRRDLGDAENAPMVLAGPGVHRLALVDPSGRVVDQSRFTVR; encoded by the coding sequence ATGGTGTTGCTCCTTCTGCCAATCGTCGTGATGCTGTTGTTTTGGCTGGCGACAACCCCGCCGATACTTCCGAGTTATGGGCGGGTTGTCGCGGCGTGGCAGCCCAGCGAATCCTGGCTCTACGATCGAAACGGCCAATTGCTCGATAGCCAGCGCGTCAACTTCCATGCGCGGAGGCTGGCCTGGGTGCCGCTTGGGCAGATCGCGTCGCCGCTGGTCGAAACTGTCGTGGCATCCGAAGACAAGCGCTTTCGTGATCATGGGGGTGTCGACTGGCTGGCGATTGCAAGCGCGGTGAAAGCCCGGTTTTCAGGGGAGCGGTCGCGCGGGGCGAGCACGATTTCGATGCAGGTCGCTGCCTTTCTCGCCCCGGGCCTTGCCGCTCCCGGCACGCGAAGCTGGTTCGACAAGGTCCGCCAGATGCGGACAGCACGGGCGCTGGAGGCGCGCTGGTCAAAGGACCAGATTCTCGAGGCCTATCTCAATCTTGCAGGATTCCGGGGGGAGGCGCAGGGGATCGGTGCAGCCGCACTCGGCCTGTTCGGAAAGACCCCTGCTACATTGACGGGAGACGAAGCACGGCTGGTTGCGGCGTTGTTGCCCGATCCTGCGGCTGCTCCCGCGGCGGTGGCCGCCCGGGCGTGCCACACCCGCCCCGATGATTGCGCGCGCTTACGTGACATGGCCAACGCCATGCTTGGCAGCCAGCGGCAGTTGGCGCTCGATCCCGGCCTGGCGCCACATCTTTCGGTCAAGCTTCTCACCCAACCCGGGATGCGCGTGGCGACCACCCTTGACCGGGGCATCCAGGCCATGGCCACAGCCGCGCTGCGGCGCCAGCTTCTCGGGCTTGGCAGTGCGCGGGCGCGCGACGGAGCTGTCGTCGTGGTCGACAATGAAAGCGGCGATGTGCTCGCTTATGTGGGCGGCGTCGGCGGCGGATCGACGGCTGCTTCGGTCGACGGAGCGGACGCCTATCGCCAGGCCGGATCGACCCTGAAGCCATTCCTTTATGGCATGGTGATGGAGCGGGGTTATCTGACGCCTGCCTCCATCCTCGATGATTCCCCGGTCCAGCTCGACACGGCATCGGGGCTGTATGTCCCGCAGAATTACGATCATGTCTTCAAGGGGCCGGTCTCGGTCCGCTCGGCGCTCGCCGGGTCCCTGAACGTGCCGGCAGTGCGCACGCTGGTGATCGGCGGGACGGAAGCCTTTCGCGACCGGCTTTGGGATACGGGCTATCGCGGGCTGACCGAGGACGGCCAATATTACGGATTTTCGCTGGCTCTTGGTTCAGCAGAAGTGACGCTACTCGAACAGGCCGCGGCCTATCGCAGCTTTGCGCTGGGCGGACGCTGGTCTCCATTGCGGCTGCGGGCGAGCGATCCGCGCATAGCGCCGCGGCGGGTATTGTCGGAACAAGCCAGCTGGCTGGTCGGGTCGATCCTGTCTGATCCGCTGGCGCGCTCTGGCACGTTCGGGCTGGACAGTGCACTGAAGCTGCCTTTCTGGGCAGCCGTCAAGACGGGGACCTCCAAGGCAATGCGCGACAATTGGTGCGTCGGCTGGTCAGAACGCTATACCGTTGCGGTGTGGATCGGGAACCTTGAGGGCGACAGCATGAAAGCCGTGTCCGGGACGAGCGGCGCTGCGCCTGTCTGGCGGGATGTGATGATGGCGCTTCATGCCCATGCCCCAGGCCGAGCGCCGCCCATGCCGGCGGGCATCGAAACGCGACCGATCCGCTTTGCGGGCGGTCTTGAATCCCCAAGGCAGGAATATTTTCTGAAAGGAACCGGACAGGCAGTTCAGATGGCGGCACCGGCGGCCGCGCGGCGTCCAAGAATAACCAATCCGGTTTCAGGAAGTGTCTACGCGCTCGATCCCGATATTCCCATCGACCGCCAGCGGCTCGGATTCGCGGTCACGGGAGAGGTGACGGGACATCGACTGGTTCTTGACAGGAGGGATTTGGGAGATGCTGAAAATGCGCCAATGGTCTTGGCTGGACCGGGTGTGCATAGGCTCGCCCTGGTCGATCCATCAGGGCGTGTTGTCGATCAATCCCGCTTCACCGTGCGCTGA
- the nhaA gene encoding Na+/H+ antiporter NhaA: protein MNESRPTPRSALREFLESEAAGGILLMAAAALAMLVANSPLATLYFDVFHLMAGPLSLHAWINDGLMALFFLLVGLEIKREFVDGHLSTWADRRLPMIAAAAGMIVPALVYLVVTGGEPALARGWAIPAATDIAFAIGVLALLGSRAPASLKLFLTTVAIVDDMGAVAIIALAYTSAIHGAALLAAIAIVALMYTLNRSGVRQLRWYLPLAALLWVAVYLSGVHATIAGVLAAITIPLRPTPGAPEAEDSTLHRLEHALHKPVAFGIVPLFGFANAGVSLSGVGPDALLAPLPLGIAAGLFVGKQLGIFTSVWLAVKLRLADKPAHASWQQIYGVSLLCGIGFTMSLFIGGLAFEDHSMSDGVKMGVLMGSVVAALCGYVILRLGASRARS, encoded by the coding sequence ATGAATGAGAGTCGACCCACACCGCGTTCAGCGCTGAGAGAGTTTCTTGAGAGCGAAGCTGCGGGGGGCATCCTCCTGATGGCGGCGGCGGCGCTCGCCATGCTCGTGGCGAACAGCCCGCTGGCTACGCTCTATTTTGACGTCTTTCACCTCATGGCCGGGCCGCTTTCGCTGCACGCATGGATCAATGATGGGCTGATGGCGCTGTTTTTCCTGCTGGTCGGCCTCGAGATCAAGCGCGAGTTTGTCGATGGTCATCTGTCGACTTGGGCTGACCGGCGCTTGCCGATGATCGCAGCGGCGGCCGGAATGATCGTGCCCGCGCTGGTCTACCTTGTTGTCACGGGCGGCGAGCCTGCGCTGGCAAGGGGTTGGGCCATTCCGGCCGCAACGGATATTGCCTTTGCCATCGGCGTGCTCGCCTTGCTTGGCAGCAGGGCACCGGCATCACTGAAGCTGTTCCTGACAACGGTTGCCATTGTGGACGACATGGGAGCGGTGGCGATCATCGCCCTGGCCTATACCAGCGCGATACACGGCGCAGCCTTGCTTGCTGCGATTGCCATCGTTGCGTTGATGTACACTTTGAACCGTTCCGGCGTCAGGCAATTGCGATGGTACCTCCCTCTCGCGGCCCTGCTCTGGGTCGCAGTCTACCTCTCGGGCGTGCATGCGACGATTGCCGGGGTGCTTGCAGCCATCACCATCCCGCTGCGCCCGACGCCTGGTGCTCCCGAGGCTGAGGATTCGACGCTCCACCGGCTCGAACATGCGTTGCACAAGCCTGTCGCCTTCGGCATTGTTCCGCTGTTCGGTTTTGCCAATGCGGGGGTTTCGCTTTCAGGCGTGGGTCCTGATGCCCTGCTGGCACCGCTTCCGCTCGGCATTGCGGCTGGCCTGTTTGTGGGCAAGCAGCTCGGGATCTTCACCAGTGTCTGGCTCGCCGTCAAACTCAGGCTCGCGGACAAGCCCGCCCATGCAAGCTGGCAGCAGATCTATGGCGTATCGCTTCTGTGCGGGATCGGCTTTACGATGAGCCTGTTCATCGGCGGCCTGGCTTTTGAGGATCACAGCATGAGTGACGGTGTGAAGATGGGCGTACTCATGGGCTCGGTTGTCGCCGCGCTGTGTGGCTATGTGATCTTGCGCTTGGGCGCTTCGAGAGCGAGATCGTGA
- a CDS encoding MgtC/SapB family protein, giving the protein MIPFLSQASAQTGLLNLPLSSAGLDPVLGLLLATGIGLLVGLERGWRQRNEHVGGRVAGIRTHALLGLGGGLVGLVSTALSPWFGVLGLAGLIGVLMLGFRERLAEPDDNVSATGAVVGVLTILFGMLATVGLAREAMVAGAATTLILSMREKLHGWLQTLDERDMLAAAQYGAIALVILPLLPDRAMGPYDALNPRMLWLVVVFVTGLSFAGYWASKRFGSTRGTILAAAIGATYSSTAVTAELARRLRSDGEDRSMLNAAIAAASAMMPLRVLVLCGVLLPSALGVFAIGIGAAAAFNVLYALLSVYRADRSQGSGVAPRRNPFDFWPAVGFAVMVAAIVIAARWTIDRYGAQGMTVLVGLTGLYDVDAAIIMTTTLPKVALPLAQFGILLSLPILVNTVLKSVLVVALGGIRAGVVAALPLFVDAGLIGGGIWMLSR; this is encoded by the coding sequence GTGATCCCGTTTCTTTCGCAGGCGTCGGCCCAGACAGGGTTGCTCAATCTTCCCTTGAGTTCGGCCGGGCTTGACCCGGTTCTTGGCCTGTTGCTGGCGACGGGTATTGGCCTGCTTGTCGGATTGGAACGCGGCTGGCGCCAGCGCAACGAGCATGTTGGGGGAAGGGTCGCCGGGATCAGGACCCACGCCTTGCTGGGTTTGGGCGGAGGACTTGTCGGCCTTGTATCCACGGCGCTGTCGCCCTGGTTCGGTGTCCTGGGCCTTGCCGGATTGATTGGCGTCCTGATGCTGGGCTTTCGGGAACGGCTCGCGGAGCCTGACGACAATGTGTCAGCGACGGGAGCCGTGGTGGGCGTGCTGACGATCCTGTTCGGCATGCTGGCTACGGTCGGCCTTGCTCGCGAGGCGATGGTGGCAGGGGCCGCAACGACCCTGATCCTGTCGATGCGTGAAAAGCTTCACGGCTGGCTCCAGACACTCGATGAGCGCGATATGCTGGCAGCCGCGCAATATGGCGCGATAGCACTTGTCATCCTGCCTTTGCTGCCCGACCGCGCAATGGGCCCTTATGACGCGCTCAATCCGCGCATGTTGTGGCTCGTTGTTGTCTTTGTGACCGGACTTTCCTTTGCCGGATACTGGGCGAGCAAAAGGTTCGGCAGCACGCGGGGCACGATCCTGGCAGCGGCAATCGGGGCCACCTATTCGTCGACGGCCGTGACAGCCGAACTGGCCCGGCGGCTGCGGTCGGATGGAGAGGACCGTTCGATGCTCAATGCCGCGATTGCAGCGGCGAGTGCGATGATGCCCCTGCGGGTCCTGGTCTTGTGTGGCGTGCTGCTGCCGTCCGCACTGGGAGTCTTTGCGATCGGCATCGGTGCCGCCGCGGCGTTCAATGTGCTTTACGCGCTGCTTTCCGTCTATCGCGCGGACAGGAGCCAGGGCAGCGGGGTCGCCCCGCGGCGAAATCCCTTTGATTTCTGGCCAGCGGTGGGTTTTGCGGTGATGGTTGCCGCGATCGTGATCGCTGCACGCTGGACGATCGACCGATATGGCGCGCAGGGGATGACGGTCCTGGTCGGCCTGACTGGCCTTTACGACGTGGACGCCGCGATCATCATGACGACGACTCTGCCTAAGGTTGCGTTGCCATTGGCACAGTTTGGCATCCTGCTTTCGCTTCCGATATTGGTGAATACGGTTCTCAAGTCCGTCCTCGTCGTCGCCCTTGGCGGGATTCGCGCAGGAGTTGTGGCTGCGCTGCCGCTGTTTGTCGATGCGGGCCTGATCGGGGGCGGCATTTGGATGCTCAGCCGATAG
- a CDS encoding electron transfer flavoprotein subunit alpha/FixB family protein, protein MSVLVWVEHDNASLKDATLAAVTAAGQLGEVHALVAGNGCSAVADQAAKIAGVSKVLLANDAAYANGLAENVAPLIAGLMADYDAFVAPATSHGKNIAPRVAASLDVMQISDILSVESADTFTRPIYAGNAIATVQSSDAKKIITVRGTAFAKAAAEGGSASVEAVSGGGDAGLSTFVGAEIAKLERPELTSAKIIVSGGRALKDSETFQQVIFPLADKLGAAVGASRAAVDAGYVPNDYQVGQTGKIVAPEVYVAVGISGAIQHLAGMKDSKTIIAINKDEDAPIFQVADYGLVADLFKAVPELVEKL, encoded by the coding sequence ATGAGCGTCCTCGTCTGGGTAGAACATGACAATGCGTCGCTGAAGGACGCAACGCTTGCTGCCGTCACGGCGGCGGGCCAGCTTGGCGAAGTCCACGCTCTGGTCGCCGGGAATGGCTGTTCGGCTGTGGCCGATCAGGCTGCGAAGATCGCCGGCGTCTCGAAGGTCCTCCTGGCCAATGACGCTGCCTATGCCAATGGGTTGGCGGAAAATGTCGCGCCGCTGATTGCGGGTCTGATGGCCGATTATGATGCGTTCGTGGCGCCCGCCACGTCGCACGGCAAGAATATCGCACCGCGTGTGGCGGCCAGCCTCGACGTGATGCAGATTTCGGACATCCTCTCGGTCGAGAGCGCCGATACCTTCACGCGCCCCATCTATGCGGGCAACGCCATCGCCACAGTTCAGTCGAGCGATGCGAAGAAGATCATCACAGTGCGCGGCACAGCCTTCGCCAAGGCAGCGGCCGAAGGCGGTTCAGCCAGCGTCGAAGCTGTTTCGGGTGGTGGCGATGCAGGCCTCTCGACGTTCGTCGGCGCGGAAATCGCCAAGCTCGAGCGTCCCGAATTGACGAGCGCCAAGATCATCGTTTCGGGCGGTCGTGCGCTGAAGGACAGCGAGACCTTCCAGCAGGTCATCTTCCCGCTTGCAGACAAGCTTGGCGCAGCTGTCGGCGCAAGCCGCGCGGCGGTCGATGCGGGCTATGTCCCCAACGATTATCAGGTCGGCCAGACCGGCAAGATCGTGGCGCCGGAAGTCTATGTTGCCGTCGGCATTTCCGGTGCGATCCAGCATCTGGCAGGCATGAAGGATTCAAAGACGATCATCGCCATCAACAAGGACGAGGACGCACCGATCTTTCAGGTCGCGGACTATGGTCTGGTTGCCGACCTGTTCAAGGCGGTGCCCGAACTGGTCGAAAAGCTCTAG
- a CDS encoding electron transfer flavoprotein subunit beta/FixA family protein, protein MKILVPVKRVIDYNVKPRVKPDGSGVDLANVKMSMNPFDEIAVEEALRLREKGVATEVVAVSVGPEKAQETLRTALAMGADRAILVVAEDVEPLGVAKLLAKIVEEEGPGLVILGKQAIDDDSNQTGQMLAALTGRPQGTFASKVEVSGDTVSVTREVDGGLETVSLKTPAIITTDLRLNEPRYASLPNIMKAKSKPLAQKTPADYGVDVSPRLKTLKVTEPPVRSAGVKVADVDALVAKLKEMGVAA, encoded by the coding sequence ATGAAAATCCTCGTCCCCGTGAAGCGGGTGATCGATTATAATGTGAAGCCGCGGGTGAAGCCCGACGGCAGCGGCGTCGACTTGGCCAACGTCAAGATGTCGATGAATCCGTTTGACGAAATCGCAGTCGAGGAAGCGCTGCGCCTCCGGGAAAAGGGCGTTGCGACGGAAGTCGTCGCTGTATCCGTTGGTCCCGAAAAGGCTCAGGAAACGCTGCGCACTGCGCTTGCGATGGGCGCCGATCGCGCCATCCTTGTCGTGGCCGAAGATGTGGAACCGCTCGGCGTTGCCAAGCTGCTCGCCAAGATTGTCGAAGAAGAGGGGCCCGGCCTTGTGATTCTCGGCAAGCAGGCCATTGACGACGATTCGAACCAGACCGGCCAGATGCTCGCTGCACTGACGGGTCGCCCACAAGGCACGTTCGCATCGAAGGTCGAAGTGTCGGGCGACACCGTGTCGGTCACGCGTGAAGTCGATGGCGGGCTGGAAACAGTCTCCCTCAAGACCCCGGCGATCATCACCACGGATCTCCGTCTCAATGAGCCGCGCTATGCGTCCTTGCCGAACATCATGAAGGCGAAGTCCAAGCCGCTGGCACAAAAGACACCAGCCGATTACGGCGTTGATGTCAGCCCGCGCCTCAAGACATTGAAGGTTACGGAGCCGCCGGTCCGCTCGGCTGGCGTGAAGGTCGCCGATGTTGATGCACTGGTGGCAAAACTCAAGGAAATGGGAGTGGCGGCATGA
- the sucC gene encoding ADP-forming succinate--CoA ligase subunit beta, which produces MNIHEYQAKELLAKFGVPVPAGHAALSVEEAVEAAKQLPGPLYVVKAQIHAGGRGKGKFKELGPDAKGGVRLAKTLEEVRANAVDMLGNTLVTVQTGPAGKQVNRLYITDGVDIEKEFYLALLVDRATSRVAVVASTEGGMNIEDVAHDSPEKITTITIDPATGLMPHHGRAVANALGLTGDLAKQAQSTLAGLYNAFLGTDASQIEINPLAVCAGNKLLVLDAKVSFDSNAMFRHKDLAELRDLTEEDPAEVEASEYDLAYIKLDGNIGCMVNGAGLAMATMDIIKLNGEFPANFLDVGGGASKEKVTAAFKIILKDPAVKGILVNIFGGIMKCDIIADGIVAAAKEVNLSVPLVVRLEGTNVQQGKDILAGSGLPIVAANDLGDAAKKIVAEVRKAA; this is translated from the coding sequence ATGAACATTCATGAATACCAAGCCAAGGAATTGCTCGCCAAGTTTGGCGTTCCCGTGCCGGCGGGCCATGCAGCGCTAAGCGTGGAGGAAGCCGTCGAAGCTGCAAAACAGCTTCCCGGGCCGCTGTATGTGGTCAAGGCCCAGATCCACGCAGGCGGTCGCGGCAAAGGAAAATTCAAGGAACTTGGCCCGGATGCCAAGGGCGGTGTTCGCCTGGCAAAGACGCTTGAAGAGGTGCGCGCCAATGCGGTGGACATGCTCGGCAACACGCTGGTCACGGTCCAGACCGGCCCGGCAGGCAAGCAGGTCAACCGCCTCTACATCACGGATGGCGTTGATATCGAAAAGGAATTCTACCTCGCGCTCCTCGTTGATCGCGCAACAAGCCGTGTCGCCGTTGTCGCTTCAACGGAAGGCGGCATGAACATTGAGGATGTGGCCCACGACAGTCCGGAGAAGATCACCACAATCACGATTGATCCGGCCACCGGCCTGATGCCGCATCACGGCCGCGCCGTCGCGAACGCGCTGGGCTTGACTGGCGATCTCGCTAAGCAGGCGCAGAGCACGCTTGCAGGACTCTACAATGCCTTTCTTGGCACAGATGCTTCCCAGATCGAGATCAATCCGCTTGCCGTTTGCGCGGGCAATAAGTTGCTCGTGCTGGATGCGAAGGTCAGCTTCGATTCCAACGCCATGTTCCGCCACAAGGATCTCGCCGAATTGCGCGATCTGACGGAGGAAGACCCGGCAGAAGTGGAGGCATCCGAATATGACCTCGCCTATATCAAGCTCGACGGGAATATCGGCTGCATGGTCAATGGTGCCGGCCTCGCAATGGCGACAATGGATATCATCAAGCTCAACGGCGAATTCCCGGCCAACTTCCTTGATGTCGGCGGCGGTGCCAGCAAGGAAAAGGTAACGGCGGCGTTCAAGATCATCCTGAAGGACCCGGCCGTGAAAGGCATCCTCGTCAACATCTTTGGCGGGATCATGAAGTGCGATATCATTGCAGACGGCATTGTCGCAGCAGCCAAGGAAGTGAATCTGTCGGTTCCGCTGGTCGTTCGGCTTGAGGGCACGAACGTGCAGCAGGGCAAGGATATCCTTGCTGGCTCCGGTCTGCCGATCGTTGCTGCCAATGACCTCGGTGACGCAGCAAAGAAGATCGTCGCTGAGGTCCGCAAGGCAGCGTAA
- a CDS encoding sterol desaturase family protein, translated as MLTFAGPALFLTTIIAMEGVAYVAHRWVMHGPGWFLHASHHRARVGLWEANDLYALIFAIPSILLFWWGIGLGKGALYAWAGGGIAAYGAIYFGFHDVIVHRRIHHRYIPASNYMKRIIQAHRLHHVVETREGTVSFGFLWAPRPEVLKAELKQRGKDGLREPVGTFRD; from the coding sequence ATGTTGACATTTGCCGGTCCCGCACTCTTTCTGACGACGATCATTGCCATGGAAGGTGTTGCCTATGTGGCGCACCGCTGGGTGATGCATGGGCCGGGGTGGTTCCTCCACGCCAGTCATCACCGGGCACGGGTTGGCCTTTGGGAGGCCAATGATCTTTATGCGCTGATCTTTGCAATCCCGTCGATCCTCCTGTTCTGGTGGGGCATCGGGCTGGGCAAGGGCGCGCTCTATGCCTGGGCAGGAGGCGGGATCGCAGCCTATGGCGCCATCTACTTCGGATTTCACGACGTGATCGTGCACAGGCGCATCCATCACCGTTACATCCCCGCAAGCAATTATATGAAGCGGATCATTCAGGCGCATCGCTTGCACCATGTGGTCGAAACCCGGGAAGGAACTGTCAGTTTCGGTTTCCTCTGGGCGCCGAGGCCGGAAGTGCTGAAGGCAGAGCTCAAGCAGCGCGGCAAGGATGGCTTGCGCGAACCTGTCGGGACGTTCCGGGACTAG
- a CDS encoding cytochrome P450: MAYAHTHTANPHWLPPKQGQEIDYVPGRDGWPLVGTTFEQLKDPHAFTRKMVDKFGHIYRTNSFGGRFVQLIGPDANELVLFDRDKIFSSEQGWGPVLNLVFPRGLMLMDFEKHRSDRRTLSIAFKPEPMKLYADALNAGIAKRVSEWSGKSFAFYPAIKQLTLDLAAASFLGLPWGPDADKINRAFVDMVQASIGVVRIPLPGTAMGRGVAGRKFLLDYFGREVPKRRASDAQDMFSQICRATKEDGTLLTDDEIIDHMNFLMMAAHDTITSSATSLVMLLARNPEWQVKLREEFAELGVNGDDLPYDRLNDLVLTDYAFKESLRMIPPVPSLPRRAIKPFSFGGYDFPAGTYVGIQPAYTHQMAEHWPDPEKFDPLRFEPEQVKVRHKYAWVPFGGGAHMCLGLHFAYMQIKILMWHMLRNHRIDISEGSGDKWQAWPIPKPRDGLPIALVPLDA; this comes from the coding sequence ATGGCATACGCCCATACCCATACCGCCAACCCGCACTGGCTTCCTCCCAAACAGGGCCAGGAAATTGACTATGTTCCGGGGCGGGATGGCTGGCCTCTGGTGGGGACGACGTTTGAGCAGTTGAAGGATCCGCATGCTTTCACTCGGAAGATGGTCGACAAGTTCGGCCACATCTACCGTACCAACAGCTTCGGCGGCCGGTTTGTCCAGTTGATCGGGCCGGACGCGAATGAGCTCGTGCTGTTCGATCGCGACAAGATCTTTTCGTCCGAACAGGGCTGGGGTCCGGTGCTCAACCTCGTTTTCCCGCGCGGATTGATGCTGATGGATTTCGAGAAGCATCGGAGCGACCGGCGCACACTGTCCATCGCCTTCAAGCCCGAACCGATGAAGCTCTATGCCGATGCCCTCAATGCCGGGATCGCAAAGCGGGTCAGCGAATGGTCCGGCAAGAGTTTTGCCTTCTATCCTGCCATCAAGCAATTGACGCTCGACCTGGCAGCGGCCTCGTTCCTCGGGCTCCCCTGGGGACCAGATGCAGACAAGATCAACCGGGCCTTTGTCGACATGGTCCAGGCATCAATCGGCGTTGTCCGCATTCCCTTGCCTGGCACTGCGATGGGCCGCGGCGTGGCCGGCCGTAAGTTCCTGCTCGACTATTTCGGCCGTGAAGTGCCAAAGCGGCGCGCGAGCGACGCGCAGGACATGTTCAGTCAGATCTGCCGCGCGACCAAGGAAGACGGCACGCTGCTGACCGATGACGAGATCATCGACCACATGAACTTCCTGATGATGGCAGCGCATGACACGATCACATCCTCGGCAACATCGTTGGTCATGCTGCTGGCGAGAAACCCGGAATGGCAGGTCAAGCTGCGGGAAGAATTTGCAGAACTCGGCGTCAATGGTGACGATCTGCCTTATGACCGGCTGAACGATCTTGTCCTGACCGACTATGCCTTCAAGGAATCGCTCAGGATGATCCCGCCCGTGCCTTCACTGCCGCGCCGGGCCATCAAGCCCTTTTCGTTCGGCGGCTATGATTTCCCGGCTGGCACCTATGTGGGCATCCAGCCGGCCTACACGCATCAGATGGCCGAGCATTGGCCCGATCCCGAAAAATTTGACCCGCTGCGATTCGAGCCGGAACAGGTCAAGGTGCGGCATAAATATGCCTGGGTGCCCTTTGGCGGCGGAGCGCATATGTGCCTGGGGCTGCACTTTGCCTATATGCAGATCAAGATCCTGATGTGGCACATGTTGCGCAATCACCGGATCGATATAAGTGAAGGGTCTGGCGACAAATGGCAGGCTTGGCCAATCCCCAAGCCACGCGACGGGCTCCCGATTGCGCTCGTCCCGCTTGACGCCTGA
- a CDS encoding bactofilin family protein, whose product MAWGGKSGGPAGASGSGGSLSFIGSEVTITGNISGKGDLHLDGSVEGDIHCASLILGAGGRIKGNISAETATLGGTVGGTVNARTLIVEKTARISGDLSYESVSIETGALVDGRLTQRGGEGQLKLVSSSE is encoded by the coding sequence ATGGCTTGGGGTGGAAAATCGGGCGGGCCTGCGGGCGCGTCGGGGTCGGGCGGTTCGCTTTCGTTCATCGGTTCCGAAGTGACGATTACTGGCAATATCAGCGGAAAGGGCGATCTGCACCTTGATGGCTCGGTTGAAGGGGACATCCATTGCGCAAGCCTGATCCTTGGCGCAGGCGGACGCATCAAGGGCAATATCAGCGCCGAGACGGCAACGCTTGGCGGCACTGTTGGTGGCACGGTCAACGCTCGCACCCTGATCGTTGAGAAGACCGCGCGGATCAGTGGAGATCTGTCTTATGAAAGCGTGTCGATCGAGACGGGGGCGCTGGTCGATGGGCGCCTGACCCAACGGGGCGGTGAAGGCCAGTTGAAGCTGGTGTCGAGCAGCGAGTAG
- a CDS encoding isopenicillin N synthase family dioxygenase yields MLRSVPTLSLDRQASDAEGFAHSLGESFETFGFAVISDHGVDPSLIAKTWDLIRAFFALPVEAKRKYTLPGLGGARGYTPFGIEIAKDADTHDLKEFWHVGRDLPPGHRFRDRMPDNIWPEEIPEFRKTLLEIFAAFDLAGNKLLSGIARYLGLAPDWFDPAVRDGNSVLRLLHYPPIPRDADGIRAGAHEDINLITLLLGAEEAGLQLLTRSGEWLPIDPPDGAMVINVGDMLQRLTNHRLPSTTHRVINPPPERRHIPRYSMPFFLHLASDFEIKTLSGCVDAAHPDRYPQPITADDYLQQRLVEIGLKTA; encoded by the coding sequence GTGCTGAGGTCTGTACCCACACTCTCGCTCGACCGGCAGGCGAGCGATGCTGAAGGCTTTGCGCACAGCCTGGGCGAGTCTTTCGAGACGTTCGGATTCGCCGTGATTTCTGACCATGGCGTCGATCCGTCGTTGATTGCGAAGACTTGGGATCTGATCCGCGCCTTCTTTGCGTTGCCCGTTGAGGCAAAGCGGAAGTATACTCTTCCCGGCCTTGGTGGCGCGCGTGGTTACACGCCGTTCGGAATCGAGATTGCCAAGGATGCTGACACACATGACCTGAAGGAATTCTGGCATGTCGGGCGAGATTTGCCGCCCGGCCACCGGTTTCGCGATCGAATGCCTGATAATATCTGGCCAGAGGAAATTCCCGAATTCAGGAAGACGCTGCTGGAGATCTTTGCCGCCTTCGATTTGGCAGGAAACAAGCTCTTGTCGGGTATTGCCCGATATCTTGGGCTGGCGCCGGACTGGTTCGATCCGGCAGTTCGGGATGGCAATTCGGTGCTGCGGTTGCTGCACTATCCGCCAATCCCTCGCGATGCAGACGGCATCCGGGCCGGGGCGCATGAGGATATCAACCTCATCACCCTTTTGCTGGGCGCGGAGGAAGCCGGATTGCAACTGTTGACCAGGTCAGGCGAATGGTTGCCGATTGATCCGCCAGATGGGGCAATGGTCATCAACGTGGGGGACATGCTCCAGAGGTTGACCAATCACCGGCTGCCGTCGACTACCCACCGCGTGATCAACCCTCCGCCCGAACGCAGGCACATCCCGCGCTATTCAATGCCGTTCTTCCTGCACCTTGCGTCGGATTTCGAGATCAAGACGCTGTCGGGTTGTGTCGACGCGGCGCATCCCGATCGCTATCCGCAGCCGATCACGGCTGATGACTATCTCCAGCAAAGGCTCGTCGAGATTGGCTTGAAGACCGCCTGA